A single Kitasatospora kifunensis DNA region contains:
- a CDS encoding C39 family peptidase, which translates to MAAVTAVLTSAVMVAGAPSSSAASATVPVYQQQLGNDCEATALRMVLAGRGVQVSDQDVLGRIGVDLAHPQAGVSGPLSGDPLRAFVGDPNGSEAAGTGFGVYDPPVAQAAQSYGLSVAAAGQGISPTQLSGAVAAGHPAIVWVDYNWRDVAAGSYTAYDGQVVPYAGTSEHTVVVTAVGNGQYLVNDPARGQLQISEAAFDAGYASYGDMAVIVE; encoded by the coding sequence GCCGGCGCGCCTTCCTCGAGCGCCGCCTCCGCCACGGTTCCGGTCTACCAGCAGCAGCTGGGCAACGACTGCGAGGCGACCGCGCTGCGGATGGTGCTGGCCGGACGGGGGGTGCAGGTGTCGGACCAGGATGTGCTGGGGCGTATCGGCGTGGACCTGGCGCATCCCCAGGCGGGGGTCTCCGGGCCGTTGTCCGGGGATCCGTTGCGGGCCTTCGTGGGAGATCCCAATGGCTCGGAGGCGGCCGGTACCGGCTTCGGCGTGTACGATCCGCCGGTCGCCCAGGCCGCGCAGTCCTACGGCCTGTCCGTGGCGGCGGCCGGACAGGGGATCTCTCCCACCCAGCTGAGTGGCGCGGTCGCCGCGGGACACCCGGCGATCGTCTGGGTCGACTACAACTGGCGTGACGTCGCGGCGGGCTCGTACACCGCGTACGACGGTCAGGTGGTGCCCTATGCCGGCACCTCCGAGCACACCGTCGTCGTGACCGCGGTCGGCAACGGACAGTATCTGGTCAACGACCCGGCCCGCGGGCAGCTGCAGATCAGCGAGGCGGCCTTCGATGCCGGGTACGCCAGCTACGGCGACATGGCGGTCATCGTCGAGTGA
- a CDS encoding tetratricopeptide repeat protein yields MLACCAGVPLALRIAAARLAGRTGWTLAALADRLDDERHRLDELTLGDLAVRTAFHTSYRNLPGTSPAPAPAPAGTGPRTGEAGAPGQACAARAFRLLGLFPSTRITAHATAALLDLPLRPTERLLDTLVEAHLVEPDGPHHYRLHDLLRAHAAELAHHEDTAAQRRAACTRLAGWYLHACHQAQAAMNIFHPDVDVSGFVRSEPTLVFVSHDGALAWLDAEQPNLPAVTRLATDLDLGPLIWLLRRCVLNYQLLRALWHDLIGMSELAAAAARAHGATEVLPGLLSTLSLPHARLGRFDHAVELCQEAFEIAGRLGQTRDAAYSATVLADALANSGRFAEAEPWYQRGIELYRSSEVPHELGKALNNMAWAYLEVSRPREAVALAAEAIDLARATGDRQGVAAALDTLGMAYRALGRLDDALAALGESVQDYTDTDSYYLGADALDHYADTLAGAHRHEDAHKAWAQAATWFDTTDAPRAATIRAKARQTADHETVTVQANTPDSE; encoded by the coding sequence GTGCTGGCCTGCTGCGCGGGGGTGCCGCTGGCGCTGCGGATCGCCGCCGCCCGCCTGGCCGGCCGCACCGGCTGGACCCTCGCCGCACTCGCCGACCGCCTGGACGACGAACGCCACCGCCTCGACGAACTCACCCTCGGCGACCTCGCCGTGCGCACCGCCTTCCACACCAGCTACCGCAACCTGCCCGGCACCAGCCCGGCACCTGCACCTGCACCTGCAGGCACCGGGCCCCGCACGGGCGAGGCGGGTGCACCGGGCCAGGCGTGCGCGGCGCGGGCGTTTCGCCTGCTCGGCCTCTTCCCCAGCACCCGGATCACCGCCCACGCCACCGCCGCCCTCCTCGACCTGCCCCTGCGACCAACCGAACGCCTGCTGGACACCCTCGTCGAGGCCCACCTCGTCGAACCCGACGGCCCCCACCACTACCGCCTGCACGACCTGCTGCGCGCCCACGCCGCCGAACTCGCCCACCACGAGGACACCGCCGCCCAGCGGCGCGCGGCCTGCACGCGGCTGGCCGGCTGGTACCTGCACGCCTGCCACCAGGCCCAGGCGGCGATGAACATCTTCCACCCCGATGTCGACGTCAGCGGATTCGTGCGCAGCGAGCCGACCCTCGTCTTCGTCAGCCACGATGGCGCCCTCGCCTGGCTCGATGCCGAGCAGCCCAACCTGCCTGCCGTCACCCGCCTGGCCACCGATCTCGACCTGGGTCCGCTCATCTGGCTGCTGCGCCGGTGCGTCCTCAACTACCAGCTGCTGCGGGCCCTGTGGCATGACCTGATCGGGATGTCGGAGCTGGCCGCTGCCGCGGCCCGCGCCCACGGTGCCACCGAGGTCCTGCCCGGACTGCTGTCCACCCTCAGCCTTCCCCATGCCAGGCTCGGCCGCTTCGACCACGCCGTCGAGCTGTGCCAGGAAGCCTTCGAGATCGCCGGACGGCTCGGACAGACCCGCGACGCCGCCTACAGCGCCACCGTCCTCGCCGACGCCCTGGCCAACTCCGGGCGCTTCGCCGAGGCAGAGCCCTGGTACCAGCGGGGCATCGAGCTCTACCGCTCGTCCGAGGTTCCCCACGAGCTTGGCAAGGCCCTGAACAACATGGCCTGGGCCTACCTCGAAGTCAGCCGTCCCCGGGAAGCCGTAGCGTTGGCCGCCGAAGCCATCGACCTCGCCCGCGCCACCGGCGACAGGCAAGGGGTTGCCGCAGCGCTGGACACCCTCGGCATGGCCTACCGCGCCCTCGGGCGCCTTGACGACGCCCTCGCCGCCCTCGGCGAATCCGTGCAGGACTACACCGACACCGACAGCTACTACCTCGGCGCTGACGCCCTCGACCACTACGCCGACACCCTGGCCGGCGCACACCGGCACGAAGACGCGCACAAGGCCTGGGCCCAGGCCGCCACCTGGTTCGACACCACCGACGCCCCCCGCGCCGCCACCATCCGCGCCAAAGCCCGACAAACCGCCGACCACGAGACGGTGACAGTGCAGGCGAACACCCCGGACAGCGAATAA
- a CDS encoding helicase associated domain-containing protein, giving the protein MALAVAGGDRLKDRRAAFATFKASTGEDGEQCCVICNSRLLNEGIDVAAVDAICFADSKSSVIDIVQAVGRALRQSYRQGKVSWVVIPVYLPTPQVGDDTVAADPAEVHDAGEVVKAEADAEVEASSFRTIWRVLRALAAHDARVAGRITELRAHRSQGAAHTTAAKASEGEAGEGEQQSAVVESPVEWLKINARQHAARILQTVKLRAFNPRAVEWQRMHAVAAVFHLQHGHLAVPATAKLDDYAVGAWMRRQRKADNLNPGQVAKLDALDGLWRLEPDWNRSYRRLRAYLAAGGTLAGPVNRTGGEADPAFRPGAWLRKQDKVRTEGKLTEQQSALLDALHRHAETVTG; this is encoded by the coding sequence GTGGCGCTCGCGGTGGCCGGCGGCGACAGGCTCAAGGACCGCCGCGCGGCGTTCGCCACGTTCAAGGCCTCTACCGGTGAGGACGGCGAGCAGTGCTGCGTCATCTGCAACTCGCGCTTGCTGAACGAGGGCATCGACGTGGCCGCCGTGGACGCGATCTGCTTTGCGGACTCCAAGAGCTCGGTCATCGACATCGTCCAGGCGGTGGGGCGGGCGCTGCGCCAGTCCTACCGGCAGGGCAAGGTGTCCTGGGTCGTCATCCCGGTGTACCTGCCGACGCCGCAGGTCGGCGACGACACGGTGGCCGCGGATCCGGCCGAGGTCCACGACGCGGGGGAGGTGGTGAAGGCGGAGGCCGACGCCGAGGTCGAGGCGTCCTCGTTCCGGACGATCTGGCGGGTCCTGCGGGCCTTGGCGGCGCACGACGCCCGGGTGGCCGGCCGGATCACCGAGCTGCGCGCCCACCGCTCGCAGGGCGCCGCGCACACCACCGCGGCCAAGGCCTCCGAGGGCGAGGCCGGGGAGGGCGAGCAGCAGTCAGCGGTGGTGGAGTCGCCGGTCGAGTGGCTGAAGATCAACGCCCGCCAGCACGCGGCGCGGATCCTCCAGACCGTCAAGCTGCGCGCGTTCAACCCGCGCGCGGTCGAGTGGCAGCGCATGCACGCCGTCGCGGCGGTCTTCCACCTCCAGCACGGCCACCTGGCGGTCCCCGCGACCGCGAAGCTGGACGACTACGCCGTGGGGGCGTGGATGCGCCGCCAGCGCAAGGCCGACAACCTCAACCCGGGCCAGGTGGCGAAGCTGGACGCGCTGGACGGGCTGTGGCGTCTGGAGCCGGACTGGAACCGCTCCTACCGCCGCCTGCGCGCCTACCTCGCCGCCGGCGGCACTCTGGCCGGCCCGGTCAACCGCACCGGCGGCGAAGCCGATCCGGCGTTCCGCCCGGGTGCGTGGCTGCGCAAGCAGGACAAGGTCCGCACCGAAGGGAAGCTGACCGAGCAGCAGAGCGCGCTCCTGGACGCGCTCCACCGGCACGCCGAGACCGTCACGGGCTGA
- a CDS encoding DUF11 domain-containing protein — MTGQTPDAAQQQVQFPITESFTGTAPASPHWRLLGSARLNEGALELTPNTASKAGTAFLDQPFSSSLGVSIDFDYSCEGGGAQGLGDGFSLYLIDGSRTTEPGARGGALGYSFIKDGSFNLPGVTAGYVGVGFDNYGNFAAPSTGPGGPGRSPGTVGVRGCGDLLTGFAWLAGVEVPGGFRGGWEVGAHLQVTVIGGRLTVRRSSVLDPNGAVLIEDLDLASGPGQAQMPATFKLGFAAGTGGATAAHRIRNLAVALPVAMPLEMSGPLTAKAGHRISYTVGVQNHGPNDAPDAVVRGEVPVQLVDVEVTCRGENGAVCGPGTATDGELHQPLSLPKGSKAVITLRGTVDSHYEGDFTATSRITSATRANTAAQQSGQVTTTAELPLITVGQKIAGQWDQTWPEDAKGWLVSYNLSLAANEHRVTAWEIAFDVPARTRVNPAQSQWYRVVKDGLEGTVVLGSPNGGSHTIDPGTPLPVDVQLLYPSQSEAGDGRLRGLYAVEVTNP, encoded by the coding sequence ATGACGGGTCAGACGCCCGACGCCGCGCAGCAGCAGGTGCAGTTCCCCATCACCGAGTCGTTCACCGGTACGGCCCCGGCGAGTCCGCACTGGCGGCTGCTGGGCAGTGCGCGGCTGAACGAGGGCGCCCTGGAGCTGACGCCGAATACCGCGTCGAAGGCGGGTACGGCGTTCCTGGACCAGCCGTTCTCCTCCTCGCTGGGGGTGAGTATCGACTTCGACTATTCCTGTGAGGGGGGCGGGGCCCAGGGTCTGGGGGACGGGTTCAGCCTCTACCTGATCGACGGGAGCCGCACCACGGAGCCGGGGGCCCGGGGCGGGGCGCTGGGCTACTCCTTCATCAAGGACGGCTCGTTCAACCTTCCCGGCGTCACGGCCGGCTATGTGGGCGTCGGCTTCGACAACTACGGGAACTTCGCCGCCCCCTCCACTGGCCCCGGCGGTCCCGGCCGCAGCCCCGGCACTGTGGGTGTGCGCGGCTGCGGGGACCTGCTCACGGGCTTCGCCTGGCTGGCCGGTGTCGAGGTGCCGGGCGGGTTCCGGGGCGGCTGGGAGGTGGGGGCCCATCTGCAGGTGACCGTCATCGGCGGGCGCCTGACGGTGCGGCGCTCCAGCGTCTTGGACCCCAACGGCGCGGTGCTGATCGAGGATCTCGACCTGGCCTCCGGACCGGGCCAGGCTCAGATGCCTGCGACGTTCAAGCTCGGGTTCGCCGCCGGCACCGGCGGCGCCACCGCCGCCCACCGCATCCGCAACCTCGCCGTCGCACTGCCCGTCGCCATGCCGCTGGAGATGAGCGGCCCGCTGACCGCCAAGGCCGGCCACCGGATCTCCTACACCGTCGGTGTCCAGAACCACGGGCCCAACGACGCCCCCGACGCCGTCGTGCGCGGCGAGGTGCCCGTCCAGCTGGTCGACGTGGAGGTGACGTGCCGCGGGGAGAACGGCGCGGTGTGCGGCCCGGGAACCGCCACCGACGGCGAACTCCACCAGCCGCTCAGCCTGCCCAAGGGCAGCAAGGCGGTGATCACCTTGAGGGGAACCGTCGACTCCCACTACGAAGGCGACTTCACCGCCACGAGCCGGATCACCTCGGCCACCCGTGCCAACACCGCGGCCCAGCAGTCCGGCCAGGTCACCACCACCGCCGAACTGCCCCTGATCACAGTCGGCCAGAAGATCGCCGGGCAGTGGGACCAGACCTGGCCCGAGGACGCCAAGGGCTGGCTCGTCAGCTACAACCTCAGCCTGGCCGCCAACGAGCACCGCGTGACGGCCTGGGAGATCGCCTTCGACGTCCCCGCGCGCACGCGCGTCAACCCCGCGCAGAGCCAGTGGTACCGGGTCGTCAAGGACGGCCTGGAGGGAACCGTCGTCCTGGGATCCCCCAACGGCGGCTCCCACACCATCGACCCCGGCACCCCGCTGCCCGTCGACGTCCAGCTGCTCTACCCCTCCCAGTCCGAAGCCGGCGACGGCCGGCTCCGCGGGCTGTACGCCGTCGAGGTCACCAACCCCTGA
- a CDS encoding helicase associated domain-containing protein has product MLGRITELRAHRSQGTAHTTAAKPAEGEATGAGQGERQPTPVESPIEWLRINARRHAARILQTVKLRAFNPRAVEWQRMHGLATVFHLQRGHLDPTDKTKHTELISWLTRQRHLGGQHLLDPARVSELDALGMIWSKNANAWERGAAYAAAFHRRHGHLAVPATAKLDEYEVGAWMRRQRKADNLNPDQVARLDALDELWRLEPDWNRSYRRLLAYLAAGGTLTGPANRTGLGDDSAFRPGCVAAQAGGGPHRREADRAAERAPGRLAQSHRGRLTTCQHTEGKGP; this is encoded by the coding sequence GTGCTCGGACGGATCACCGAACTGCGCGCCCACCGCTCCCAGGGCACCGCGCACACCACCGCGGCCAAGCCGGCCGAGGGCGAGGCCACAGGGGCCGGGCAGGGCGAGCGGCAGCCGACCCCGGTCGAGTCGCCGATCGAGTGGCTGCGGATCAACGCCCGCCGGCACGCCGCGCGGATCCTGCAGACCGTCAAGCTGCGCGCGTTCAACCCGCGCGCCGTCGAGTGGCAGCGCATGCACGGCCTGGCGACCGTCTTCCACCTCCAACGCGGCCACCTCGACCCCACCGACAAGACCAAGCACACGGAGCTGATCTCCTGGCTCACCCGCCAGCGCCACCTGGGCGGCCAGCACCTGCTCGACCCGGCCCGGGTGTCCGAGTTGGACGCGCTCGGCATGATCTGGTCCAAGAACGCCAACGCGTGGGAGCGCGGCGCCGCGTACGCCGCCGCCTTCCACCGCCGGCACGGCCACCTCGCGGTCCCGGCCACCGCGAAGCTGGACGAGTACGAGGTGGGCGCGTGGATGCGCCGCCAGCGCAAGGCCGACAACCTCAACCCCGACCAGGTGGCCAGGCTCGACGCCCTGGACGAGCTGTGGCGCCTGGAGCCGGACTGGAACCGCTCCTACCGGCGCCTGCTCGCCTACCTCGCCGCCGGCGGCACCCTGACCGGCCCGGCGAACCGCACCGGCCTGGGCGACGACTCGGCGTTCCGGCCCGGGTGCGTGGCTGCGCAAGCAGGCGGGGGCCCGCACCGACGGGAAGCTGACCGAGCAGCAGAGCGCGCTCCTGGACGCCTTGCACAGTCCCACCGCGGGCGCCTGACCACCTGCCAGCACACCGAAGGGAAGGGCCCGTGA